From a region of the Oscillospiraceae bacterium genome:
- a CDS encoding carbohydrate ABC transporter permease gives MPKDKKISRDGIVNSSPLFYLLDICYKIFRFIFLVFMVFIIIYPILYMISMAFRTTADVYDPSIVWIPRHFTLENFKLVMEITDYTGALMNTLFLSLSCSVIELFISAFVGYGFARYKFKGKAIMLIIVIFTIVVPPQMVSLPTYLNYRDFDIMGIKTMLTGTGFGFSLLGQPLSFLINALFGMGIRSGLFILLFMQYFKGLPIELENAALVDGCGGIKTFFRIMLPNARNLIVMIFLFSFVWYWNDYYLTSIYLGAGFPTVSTKLSGLKGLLELTMHTLSYDPYQVVVMQQAFCLLVILPPLLLYVILQRKFIQGVENSGIVG, from the coding sequence CAGAGACGGAATTGTTAATTCCTCACCGTTATTTTATCTGCTTGATATTTGCTATAAAATTTTCAGATTTATATTTTTAGTGTTTATGGTCTTTATCATTATATATCCCATTTTATATATGATAAGTATGGCATTCAGAACTACTGCAGACGTATATGACCCTTCAATAGTCTGGATACCAAGACACTTTACCTTGGAAAACTTTAAGCTTGTTATGGAAATTACAGACTATACAGGAGCTTTGATGAACACTTTGTTTTTAAGCCTTTCCTGTTCTGTGATAGAGCTGTTTATTTCCGCCTTTGTCGGCTACGGCTTTGCAAGATATAAGTTCAAGGGTAAGGCCATTATGCTCATAATCGTTATATTTACAATTGTTGTTCCTCCCCAGATGGTATCCTTGCCCACATATCTCAATTACAGAGATTTTGACATAATGGGCATTAAAACTATGCTTACAGGAACAGGCTTCGGCTTTTCTTTGTTGGGACAGCCCTTGTCCTTCCTTATCAATGCTTTATTCGGTATGGGTATTCGTTCGGGCCTTTTCATTTTGCTCTTTATGCAATATTTTAAAGGTCTTCCCATAGAGCTTGAAAACGCAGCTCTTGTTGACGGCTGCGGCGGAATAAAGACCTTTTTCAGAATTATGCTTCCCAACGCAAGAAACTTAATCGTTATGATTTTCTTGTTCTCTTTTGTATGGTACTGGAACGATTATTATCTGACCTCTATCTATTTAGGCGCAGGCTTCCCCACAGTATCCACAAAGCTTTCGGGTCTTAAGGGTCTGTTGGAGCTGACAATGCACACCTTGTCATACGACCCGTATCAAGTAGTTGTTATGCAACAGGCATTTTGTCTGCTGGTAATACTGCCTCCGCTTCTTCTCTATGTAATTTTACAGAGAAAATTCATACAAGGTGTAGAAAATTCAGGTATTGTAGGATAA